The following nucleotide sequence is from Rhodothermales bacterium.
TATACCAAGCGCGTAGACGGCCTGGGACTGTTTCTGACTCGACGTACGCCTGCCGACAAACGCGCGGATCCGGCTGAGCCAGCCGTCGGGTGGCGTCTCGGATCCGTTGCTACCGGGCCCGTGCCGCCGGGACGGATCAGCAAAGTACCGGCGCAGTTCGTCTTCGGTATACTGATACTCGCTCATTCGAAGGGGGGATCGATCGCTCCAGAGAGTCTAACGTTCGACGGGGCGAACTAGTATGCGGTCGCCTCTAGTGACCGGATCGGCTGTTTTCGGCGACGTGAAAGAGATACACGGAAACGACTTCGCCGTTCCATTGACGCAGCACAATTGACGACTTATCGACGGTCGCATACGTCCGGTCTACGTGCCAGCTTCCGGTATTCACGTACACCCCCCGGCCGTGTTCAATGCACTGGGGCCGATGGGAGTGGCCCTGGACGACGACGTCGGCCTCGCCTTCGAGGAGTTCCCTCGCGTGATGTTCCAGTCGCTCGATCGTCTGCGGTTCGACGGAGTCCGATCCAAACCGATTCTTCGTCCATCTCGCAAGGCGGTGGGCGGCGTCGGCCGGAAGGAGAGTTCGGAACAGCGCGAAGGGAATCGGATGTCGGACAACCCGGCGCAACATTGCCGACATCTGATCGATACCGGCCTCGTCCCCGTGTCCCAGGACAAAATTCCGGTCGAGGAACGGCACCGTAATGGGCTGCCGGTGTACGCGGACACCCAGTTCCTGCTCGAAATGGTCGATATGCCAGGGGTCGTGGTTTCCTACCACGTAATGAACCGGTATTCCGCTGTCCGTCAGCTGCGCCAGCCTTCCTTGAAAGCGAACGAATCCCTTCGGGATGAGGTGACGGTACTCGACATACTGATCGGACACGTCCCCAAGCAGATACACGGCCTCAAGTTCGTCCTGCAGGCTATCCAGGAGTGCCAGTAAATCGGCTTCCTTGGCGCGCTCGGCGTTTCGGTCGGCCTTGCCGAAATGCATGTCGGAGACGATCAGGAGCACGTTCGCTGGTTCTATTGGTCGCGTTGGATGTAATGACCCGGCAGGTTCGGCACCAGGACCCGGGGCTCACGACAACATATCGCATGGCTTGTGCGTATGCAGGCGTCGTCCACGCAATTACAGACGAATTTGATGAATCAGGATTATTACCGGGCGCCCACCCAACTATCAGTTTTTCCGCCGGTTATCAAGAATCTTCTGATTCTGAACGGCCTGTTTTATCTGGCGCAAATGGCTGTCGATCTGACACTCAGCAATGACCTCGCTCGGGTGCTGAATGGCATGGCGCTGTATCCGCTGGGAGCGCCCGACAGCGGCTATTCCATCTTTGGTCCCGGCATCGTTGACATCCCGGGATTCTGGCCCTGGCAGCTAGTTACGTACGGATTTCTCCATGGCGGTTTTGGCCACCTGTTCTTCAATATGTTTGCGCTGTGGATGTTCGGGATGAGGATCGAGAACGATTGGGGATCGCGACGATTCGCCATTTTCTACTTTGTATGTCTGGTAGGTGCCGGGGTAATTCAGATGTTTGCGATGTACGGCCAGCCGGTACCGACGGTCGGCGCCTCCGGAGGCGTCTTCGGGATCCTTCTCGCATTCGGCATGATGTATCCCAACGAGCCCATCTATCTGTACTTCCTCTTCCCGGTCAAAGCGAAGTGGCTTGTGATCGGTTACGGTCTGTTTACACTGTACGCAGGCGTGACGGGAACTCAGGCCGGGATTGCCCATTTCGCCCACCTGGGGGGCATGTTGTTCGGGTTTGTACTGATCCAGTTCTGGCGCGGAAAACTCCCGATACAGCCAGACAGTCGGATGTACTGGTGACATTTTGCTAGAACAAGTCGACGGTCGATATCGTAATCGGCCTTAGCCATTTTATTCCAGGCAAACGCACTTTTGTGCCGGCAGGAGTTCAATTGGACATCTTGACTCGTTTTCGGATCTGGTACGCAGCCCAGCCGCGCGCGCTGCGGGCCCTGCTGACGATCAACGTCGTCGCGTACCTCCTGTGGCAGGTCATTTTTCTTCACATCGGCGCGGTCAACGAGTTTGTCTTCGGATATCTCGCGCTCCATTCGGCCTGGCCCGGTGTAGCGCTCACTGCGTGGCAGCTCGTCACGTACAACTTCCTGCATCTTGATCCCGGCCTCGGTGGACTCTTCCACATTCTGTTCAACATGCTCTGGCTGGTGTGGATCGGGCGGGACTACGAAAACATGCACGGAGCGGAACGGCTCCTTGCGATATACCTGCTGGCGGGAATAGGCGGTGGCTTGCTGACCGTCGCTTTTGATTTCATCACGCCGACGACGTTTGTGGTGTACGGGGCCTCGGCTTCGGTTCTCGGCGTTGTCGCGACCGTCGCATTCCTCTATCCGCACAAGGCGATCTCGCTTCTGTTCATCGGGAATGTTCGGCTGATCTATCTGCTCGCTGCCGTGCTCGTCATTGATCTTCTTTTGATGGCTGGATCGAACACGGCCGTAGCTGCTCACTTCGGTGGCGCAGCGACGGGATTCGCGTTCGCCCAGGCCCAGAAGAACGGGATCGACATCTGGTCCTGGGCCGGCGTTTTCTTCGGGGGCAGAAGCCGGCAGAGAGGCGGAGGTACCCGATCGCATGCACCCACCGACTCCGGATCTCCACTCGGTCGCATGGAGAACTGGCTGGCGAATCGCAACAAGAAGGAAACGGCCCGTATCACTCGTCTGGATACAGTAATTCGGAAGGAAGAGTCCGAGACGAGCCCTCAGTCCGAGCTGGATCGGATTCTCGACAAGATCAGCGAGGAGGGTTTTGACGCCTTGACGGCAGGAGAACGGCGCTTCCTCGACAAGGCCAGCCAAGATTGATCGGGAGTCCCTTGCTATTTCGTCGATTCGTAAAGTCGATTGCCTACGTCATCTATGCAGCGCTGATGGCGGCGTTTCTGGCAGGATATACAGCCAGATTCGTTCATCCCGGTACCTTCTGGTGGCTGCAGCTTGTCGCCATTCCGCTCCCGTACCTGAGCGCAGTGGTTGTTCTGGCAGCCCTGCCACTGTTGTTGGCTCGGCGCTGGAAGGCGCTCGTATTCAACGTGGCCCTGATGGTGCTCGTAGTCATCCGGTTCGCTCCGACGGGCGGCGGTGCGGATCCAACCGAGTTCGCCATAGGCGAGCGGCTCTCGATCATGACGCTCAATTACCCGTCCCTGTATTCTCGCGACGGCGGAGCGCGTAGCCTGGCTTTGCTGAATCTTGTGCGTAAGGAGCGACCTGATGTGATCGGTCTACAGGAGGGATGGGCCCACTACAGCGAGGATGGGTCGCCGCTGAATCCACGCAGGGACATGACG
It contains:
- a CDS encoding rhomboid family intramembrane serine protease, which gives rise to MTRFRIWYAAQPRALRALLTINVVAYLLWQVIFLHIGAVNEFVFGYLALHSAWPGVALTAWQLVTYNFLHLDPGLGGLFHILFNMLWLVWIGRDYENMHGAERLLAIYLLAGIGGGLLTVAFDFITPTTFVVYGASASVLGVVATVAFLYPHKAISLLFIGNVRLIYLLAAVLVIDLLLMAGSNTAVAAHFGGAATGFAFAQAQKNGIDIWSWAGVFFGGRSRQRGGGTRSHAPTDSGSPLGRMENWLANRNKKETARITRLDTVIRKEESETSPQSELDRILDKISEEGFDALTAGERRFLDKASQD
- a CDS encoding UDP-2,3-diacylglucosamine diphosphatase, with amino-acid sequence MLLIVSDMHFGKADRNAERAKEADLLALLDSLQDELEAVYLLGDVSDQYVEYRHLIPKGFVRFQGRLAQLTDSGIPVHYVVGNHDPWHIDHFEQELGVRVHRQPITVPFLDRNFVLGHGDEAGIDQMSAMLRRVVRHPIPFALFRTLLPADAAHRLARWTKNRFGSDSVEPQTIERLEHHARELLEGEADVVVQGHSHRPQCIEHGRGVYVNTGSWHVDRTYATVDKSSIVLRQWNGEVVSVYLFHVAENSRSGH
- a CDS encoding rhomboid family intramembrane serine protease; this translates as MNQDYYRAPTQLSVFPPVIKNLLILNGLFYLAQMAVDLTLSNDLARVLNGMALYPLGAPDSGYSIFGPGIVDIPGFWPWQLVTYGFLHGGFGHLFFNMFALWMFGMRIENDWGSRRFAIFYFVCLVGAGVIQMFAMYGQPVPTVGASGGVFGILLAFGMMYPNEPIYLYFLFPVKAKWLVIGYGLFTLYAGVTGTQAGIAHFAHLGGMLFGFVLIQFWRGKLPIQPDSRMYW